The Naumovozyma castellii chromosome 2, complete genome sequence AAAATCTGTTGGAAAGTTAAAGTACAAGAATGATGCCATTCGATTTGTTGTTCAATTCAACAGAACTTTAGAATACTGAAGAAAACCGCAGGGGTAGTTATgcaatgaaaaatgaaaaggaaagtcttttctttttttttttcacaaggaaaaaaattttgCAGATTTTTGAACAATGGTTTTTCTCTGTACGGATCTTTTTACCTTTATTGTTTCAGAATTGGAACTGTAACGTGAATAGATTGTCAAAGAATGTGCGTAGACCTCAAAATGCTCTTCCGGTAACTATGAGCAACCGCCCCTCCCGAACCATGGTGTGGCAGTTAAGCTTTCTTACTCTACGTACCTTCTGCTTGACTCCTCCTTCCTTGTTCTATTTAAATACCCACCATTTGGGGTAAACTGTTAGAACCAATCCATTACGTTCCTAAATTTCAGGGACTGGCAAATATTCAAACGTTTACACCATTCTGctataaatatttgattatattataaatcGCTGCTATTGATTAGAAATTAAGGAAGACATTATGACGCTCAGCAATCCACAAATATCCACAGTAATGTATCAAAACAGCTCGCCACTTAACcaatatcaaatgaatattACCCCTAACACTAAGATAAGTAAACCAAATAAGTTTACTAGTAGTCGGTCTCATTTCAATACCAGTTATAATAAATCACTGGAACCAAACCATTCGTCAACTAATAATTATAATCTTCGATCGAGTGTGGTTTTACCCTCGATTTCGACGCTAGTATCTGATGTTTATCATCAACCTGCTCAAACTAATAGTGTAGTGAGTACACCAGAGTCATCGTATCAATATATGAATTATCCATCAACGACTCAATATGGGGTATACAATCCTATAACTCTGCCAATAGGTATTTCAATGCCTCCTGTTCCGGTCATTCAACTTCAATTAGCAAACACTATCCCTGTCCAACAGTTCCAACAAGTGGTAAATAGTCCACCACAAGCGCTGCCTGTTGTTCGTTCTTCGTCATTACCTTCAACAACGTCAACGTCAACGTCgaattcaaataatatgaTACATCAGCATTTATCAAAAGTGTACGTAGAACAACAACTCATGAAGAATACAAAGGAATGTCCCGTATGTGGGAAAATGTGCTCAAGGCCATCCACTTTAAAGACTCATTTCTTAATACATACGGGTGACACACCTTTTAAATGTACCTATCATGGTTGTAAGAAGTCATTTAACGTTAAGAGTAATATGTTTAGGCATTTAAAATGTCAtgaaaggaagaagaataagaagCTACAATGAATGACTATGGATTCAACCTTTATCTCATTAATACTACAAGTTGGTTCATCTCATCTCCCAAGATGACTTCTCTTCTCACTCATGCATCTCTATATCAACACCttatacatatatatttaacAGGCTATCTATAGAGTTAATCATaatttaaaatcattttACAAAAGACAGAATCAAGTATTTTCTTTCCCCTCTTTCCTTGAGTTGAAAGCTACGTAAGGGTTTCCGAGCTGAACAAAAGATTTTTACGAAAAATGTGTCTTTCTCCATTTTTTAAAGCATGGTATATTACCGACGGCGTTATAAAGGTCATCAAATTCACGTTACTGTATAACTCTGAAGaacgaaaatgaaaacacGGCACAATTGTGGAAAATTCATGCACCCAACCTTAACTTTAAAAACTCTATTAGACAGTGGGAATTCCGAATTTCCGACGGATAGGAAAGAAAagtaaagaagaagaaaattgatGTTGAGAAAAGTTATCATTTTAAAGTTTTAAGTCTGTTTGAAAATGTTTTCAGTTTAAACCGTTTTGGGAAAAATTCCTGGTCAAACCGAGAATCAGTATTTGAAGAACCGAGATCCAGGTGTTTGTTCTGTGGAGGAAAAAATGGCTAATCCTTGCGGAAGTGTATCTCCGCCAGAGACTCCCCGCAGGGCGATCTGGAAAAGATTTTCAACAAAGGTACGTTCCATATTTGTAACACAGCGCAACGGAGCCTTTGAACATACATACGTTCATGAAATTTGATTAGTTTCACAACAAGGTTTGTATGGAACTCCTTTTCCGGGAGATCCTTGGGCGTTGATTTTCAGTCGCTGCGTTGTTTCTCAGCAAATGTCTCCTTACTTTGAATGGGGGGCCcgaacaaaagaaaattaatcGGGCTTTGTGTCCATTTTCCTTCCCACGGCACTTCTTCGGCGTTTGTCTCATCACGAACCAGGAGAATCTGAATCCGACAGTCTCGATCCCAACGCCTTCACATACTGCACAAGTAGACGTGGGGATCCTTGCTGCGAGGCATTAACAGGGTGTTTCTACCACGTATGTGTAAAGACGCGAAACAGTTGGCAACAATGAGAGCAAACAGTAGTAAAACCAGAATGGGACGATCTGGGACGGTTTTCCTTGTTGACCTACGGGCTGTTCTTCGCCCAGGCACCACCGTCTCTACTTTTGCACTGACGCACAAGATCTTCACTTCACGTACAAACGGTTACGGGCTTTAACAATCGACCTCCCGAGATCCTAGCACAATCGCAAGACGTACTGAATAGCTTGAATAAATATGATTGTCGGGGCACAtacatatttttatatattgGTATATATTGGGAGATAAATGAaaatccttttcttcaCAGAACTTACACATTCAAAGTATCCATTCTCTCTGTGAAAAATTGCTACCATTCTCTCTATCATAATAGTAAAGGGTATTCAGACCAGATTTTCCATTCAATGcttaataataatcttgtTAACAACTTACCAACTTTCCAAATCCACCAAATGAATTACAATTTTATTCAACCAAATATGCAATACTCACCA is a genomic window containing:
- the NCAS0B04660 gene encoding uncharacterized protein (ancestral locus Anc_8.117), giving the protein MTLSNPQISTVMYQNSSPLNQYQMNITPNTKISKPNKFTSSRSHFNTSYNKSLEPNHSSTNNYNLRSSVVLPSISTLVSDVYHQPAQTNSVVSTPESSYQYMNYPSTTQYGVYNPITLPIGISMPPVPVIQLQLANTIPVQQFQQVVNSPPQALPVVRSSSLPSTTSTSTSNSNNMIHQHLSKVYVEQQLMKNTKECPVCGKMCSRPSTLKTHFLIHTGDTPFKCTYHGCKKSFNVKSNMFRHLKCHERKKNKKLQ